The proteins below come from a single Ochotona princeps isolate mOchPri1 chromosome 6, mOchPri1.hap1, whole genome shotgun sequence genomic window:
- the TGM7 gene encoding protein-glutamine gamma-glutamyltransferase Z, translating to MAALELTSVDLQNSQNNKEHHTQEMGLGRLIVRRGQLFHIRLGFHRPFQPHSDHVTFVVETGPEPTELLGTRATLPLTQARGGKGWSASDFTVDSNFLQVSLFSPANAVIGHYTLKIEMAQSQGHSLVVPLGTFTLLFNPWSAEDDVYLPSETLLQEYIMRDYGFVYKGHERSVSSWPWNYGQFEEGILDICFEILDKSLHFLRNPSQDCSQRSDVVYVCRVVSAMINSNDDSGVLQGNWGEDYSQGVSPLEWNGSVAILRQWSARAGQPVKYGQCWVFASVMCTVMRCLGVPTRVVSNFRSAHNVDGNLTIDTYYDANAEMLSTQKRDKIWNFHVWNECWMIRKDLPPGYNGWQVLDPTPQQTSSGLFCCGPASVKAIREGEVHLAYDTPFVYAEVNADEVVWLCRAGQPQEVLAHDSYSIGKEISTKMAGSDQRQVITGSYKYPEGSPEERAVFMKASRKMLGPSRASSPLLDLLGSRGLEAQPAQLQLLLSRTPVWGQDLLLMLHVQRVPNRAHPRGPIGLMVRICAQTLLHRGGTWGPLWRQTVHLNLDFEQEVWWPLLLPYSSYRNKLTDEKLIRVAGIAEVEETGRSMLVLKDISLEPPHLSIKASERAEVGKMLRVHITLTNTLTVALSNCMIVLEGSGLLNGQLSEELGTLAAGHTVQIQLDLYPIKAGPRQLQVLISSDEVKEIKGYKDILVTAASPISLS from the exons TGGCAGCCTTGGAGCTCACATCTGTGGACCTTCAGAACTCCCAGAACAACAAGGAGCACCACACACAGGAGATGGGCCTGGGGCGGCTCATCGTGCGCCGTGGACAGCTCTTCCACATCCGGCTGGGCTTCCACCGACCCTTCCAGCCCCACTCTGATCATGTCACCTTTGTGGTTGAGACTG GACCTGAACCCACAGAGCTGCTGGGGACCCGAGCCACACTCCCGCTCACACAGGCCCGAGGCGGGAAGGGCTGGAGTGCTTCTGACTTCACCGTGGACTccaactttctccaggtctcccttttcTCCCCAGCCAACGCAGTTATTGGCCATTACACCCTGAAGATAGAGATGGCTCAGAGTCAAGGCCATAGCTTGGTTGTCCCGCTGGGGACCTTCACCCTGCTTTTTAACCCCTGGAGCGCAG AGGACGATGTCTACCTCCCAAGTGAAACCCTGCTGCAGGAGTACATCATGCGCGACTATGGCTTTGTCTACAAGGGCCATGAAAGATCTgtcagctcctggccttggaactATGGGCAG TTCGAAGAGGGAATCCTCGACATCTGCTTTGAGATCCTGGACAAAAGCCTGCATTTCTTAAGGAATCCATCCCAAGACTGTTCCCAGCGGAGTGACGTGGTATACGTGTGCAGGGTGGTGAGTGCCATG ATCAACAGCAACGATGACAGTGGCGTGCTGCAGGGCAACTGGGGTGAGGACTACTCGCAGGGAGTCAGCCCGCTGGAGTGGAACGGCAGCGTGGCCATCCTGAGGCAGTGGTCGGCCAGGGCCGGGCAGCCGGTCAAATATGGACAGTGCTGGGTCTTTGCCTCTGTCATGTGCACCG TAATGAGGTGCTTAGGTGTTCCAACCCGCGTTGTTTCCAATTTCCGTTCTGCACACAACGTGGATGGGAACTTGACCATCGACACCTACTATGACGCAAATGCAGAGATGTTGTCAACTCAGAAGCGAGACAAAATATG GAATTTCCATGTGTGGAACGAATGCTGGATGATCCGGAAGGATCTCCCACCAGGATACAATGGGTGGCAGGTTCTGGACCCCACTCCCCAGCAAACCAGCAGTG GGCTATTCTGCTGCGGCCCAGCCTCTGTAAAGGCCATCAGGGAAGGGGAGGTGCACCTGGCCTACGACACCCCCTTTGTGTATGCCGAGGTGAACGCCGATGAGGTGGTTTGGCTGTGTAGGGCTGGCCAGCCCCAGGAAGTCCTGGCCCACGACAGCTACTCTATTGGGAAGGAGATCAGCACCAAGATGGCTGGCTCAGACCAGCGCCAGGTCATCACGGGCTCCTACAAGTATCCAGAAG GCTCTCCCGAGGAGCGTGCTGTGTTCATGAAGGCTTCTCGGAAAATGCTGGGACCCAGCAGGGCCTCTTCGCCCCTCCTAGATCTGTTGGGGTCCCGGGGCTTGGAGGCCCAGCCAGCGCAGCTGCAGCTTCTCCTGTCCCGGACACCCGTGTGGGGCCAGGACTTGCTGCTGATGCTGCATGTGCAGAGGGTGCCAAACAGAGCCCACCCTCGGGGTCCCATCGGCCTCATGGTGCGCATCTGTGCACAGACCCTGCTGCACAGAGGTGGCACCTGGGGGCCCCTGTGGAGGCAAACAGTGCACTTGAACCTGGACTTCGAGCAGG AGGTCTGGTGGCCGCTCCTGCTGCCCTACAGCAGCTACAGGAACAAACTGACTGATGAAAAGCTCATCCGCGTGGCTGGCATTGCTGAGGTTGAAGAGACGGGGAGGTCCATGCTGGTGCTAAAAGATATCTCTCTGGAACCTCCCCACCTGTCTATTAAG GCATCTGAACGGGCCGAGGTGGGCAAGATGCTGAGGGTCCACATCACTCTCACCAACACCCTCACGGTCGCTCTGAGTAATTGCATGATTGTGCTGGAGGGCAGTGGCCTCCTTAATGGGCAACTGTCTGAGGA ACTTGGGACACTGGCAGCAGGACACACTGTCCAGATTCAGCTGGACCTGTACCCCATCAAGGCAGGACCCCGCCAGCTCCAAGTCCTCATCAGCAGCGATGAAGTCAAGGAGATCAAGGGCTACAAGGACATTTTGGTCACTGCAGCGAGTCCCATTTCTTTATCTTAA